A stretch of Sulfitobacter sp. THAF37 DNA encodes these proteins:
- a CDS encoding GlxA family transcriptional regulator, which yields MKSAEITHTTLLVLEGCNTLTLAAAVDPLRAANRQAGRVLYEWHFATPRDRAVQLTSGLEIPAAPIHKMPATDLLIIVAGFAVEAQTTPQLTASLRRIAAQGATIAGIDGGPWVMARAGILDGHRATSHWEDFELFSQNFPAVELINTRYEVSGKRLTSAGAAPALEMMLHLIRARHGMALAGRIATAFIFDPAPPRPQSRAQNPRHSRLTARAQQRMEAALDTPLRLREIAADLGVSERALQQQFKTHLGVTPQAHYLALRLAQAERLVRETWLPLNEIALNTGFGSPAGFSRAFRARFQVSPSQMRRGARGSQQANF from the coding sequence ATGAAATCCGCAGAAATTACCCATACCACCCTTCTTGTGCTCGAAGGCTGCAACACGCTGACACTGGCGGCGGCGGTGGACCCGCTGCGCGCGGCGAACCGGCAGGCGGGGCGGGTGCTGTACGAGTGGCATTTCGCCACCCCCCGCGACCGGGCGGTGCAGTTGACCAGCGGGCTGGAGATTCCCGCCGCCCCCATCCACAAGATGCCCGCCACCGATCTGCTGATCATCGTCGCGGGCTTCGCGGTGGAGGCGCAGACCACCCCGCAGCTGACCGCGAGCCTGCGCCGGATCGCAGCACAGGGCGCCACGATCGCGGGCATTGACGGCGGCCCCTGGGTGATGGCGCGGGCGGGCATCCTGGACGGACACCGGGCCACCAGCCACTGGGAGGATTTCGAGCTGTTTTCGCAGAATTTCCCGGCGGTGGAGCTGATCAACACAAGATACGAGGTCAGCGGCAAGCGCCTGACATCGGCCGGGGCGGCCCCCGCCCTTGAGATGATGCTGCATCTCATCAGGGCGCGGCACGGGATGGCACTGGCCGGACGCATCGCCACCGCCTTTATCTTCGACCCGGCCCCGCCGCGGCCGCAAAGCCGCGCCCAGAACCCGCGCCATTCCCGGCTGACCGCCCGCGCCCAGCAGCGGATGGAGGCGGCGCTGGATACGCCGCTGCGCCTGCGCGAGATCGCGGCGGACCTGGGCGTGTCGGAACGCGCCCTGCAGCAGCAGTTCAAGACCCATCTCGGCGTGACGCCGCAGGCGCATTACCTGGCGCTGCGGCTGGCGCAGGCAGAGCGGCTGGTGCGCGAGACCTGGTTGCCGCTGAACGAGATCGCGCTGAACACCGGTTTCGGCTCACCCGCCGGATTCTCGCGGGCGTTCCGGGCCCGGTTCCAGGTCTCGCCCAGCCAGATGCGCCGGGGCGCACGCGGGTCGCAGCAGGCGAATTTTTGA
- a CDS encoding hydrogen peroxide-inducible genes activator — protein MKNLTIRQFRYFEAVAAQRHFGRAAQVCAISQPALSAQIKEMETALGKPLFERGPRHVRLTAFGAEFATHVRRVLEQVDALESFAREAQGDLTGEFRLGVIPTIAPYLLPRLIGPLTAAYPGLDLQVRETLTSRLVRELQDGRLDAAIVALPVSVPSLVEVPVFSETFVFVRPQGAANQPVPSGRELADKRVLLLEEGHCFRDQALAFCNRPASVPRTGLDGSSLATLVQMVGAGIGVTVIPRMAVAVETRSAAVDWTPFAGPQPKRTVGMIWRKSSPLTRHQAAFARLVRQAGEEVLAAGPAD, from the coding sequence ATGAAGAATCTTACCATAAGACAGTTTCGTTATTTTGAAGCAGTTGCGGCGCAGCGCCATTTCGGGCGCGCGGCACAGGTCTGTGCGATTTCGCAACCGGCGTTGTCGGCGCAGATCAAGGAGATGGAAACCGCCCTGGGCAAGCCGCTGTTCGAAAGGGGGCCACGCCATGTGCGTCTGACCGCTTTCGGCGCCGAATTCGCAACCCATGTGCGCCGGGTGCTGGAACAGGTGGACGCGCTGGAGAGTTTCGCGCGCGAAGCGCAGGGCGATCTAACGGGTGAGTTTCGGCTCGGTGTCATTCCCACCATCGCGCCCTACCTGCTGCCGCGTCTGATCGGGCCACTGACGGCGGCCTATCCGGGGCTGGACCTTCAGGTGCGCGAGACGCTGACCTCGCGACTTGTGCGCGAACTGCAGGACGGACGGCTGGATGCCGCCATCGTTGCCTTGCCCGTGTCGGTCCCGTCGCTGGTGGAGGTTCCCGTGTTTTCCGAGACCTTCGTGTTTGTCCGCCCACAAGGGGCCGCAAACCAGCCGGTGCCCAGCGGCCGGGAACTGGCCGACAAGCGGGTTCTGCTGCTGGAAGAGGGGCATTGTTTTCGCGATCAGGCGCTGGCGTTCTGCAACAGGCCCGCATCGGTCCCGCGCACGGGGCTCGACGGCAGCTCGCTTGCCACGTTGGTCCAGATGGTCGGCGCGGGGATCGGCGTGACCGTGATCCCGCGCATGGCCGTGGCGGTGGAAACACGCTCCGCCGCGGTTGACTGGACACCTTTCGCCGGGCCGCAGCCCAAGCGGACGGTGGGGATGATCTGGCGCAAGAGCAGCCCGCTGACGCGCCACCAGGCAGCATTCGCCCGCTTGGTCCGACAGGCTGGCGAAGAGGTGCTCGCCGCCGGTCCGGCGGACTGA
- a CDS encoding lipocalin — protein sequence MRRLRVLAIAGVMALGACAAERAGYPTGTLPLRNPTAPLGGTARFDPGRFAGDWVTRACMGPCVPSVSFTQSLTGAVSETDARGSRAYLPGAPGVLRSTAGDAVLVVMWVDEGFRTAAVGLADGSRAAIIDRSPTGGADRIAAAREILDFNGWDVSQLRGVAP from the coding sequence GTGAGGCGTTTGCGCGTTCTGGCAATCGCCGGTGTGATGGCGCTGGGGGCCTGCGCGGCAGAGCGGGCGGGCTACCCGACCGGCACGCTGCCGCTGCGCAATCCGACGGCCCCGCTGGGCGGCACCGCGCGGTTCGACCCCGGACGCTTTGCCGGCGACTGGGTGACACGCGCCTGCATGGGCCCCTGCGTGCCCTCCGTCAGCTTTACCCAAAGCCTGACCGGCGCGGTGTCCGAGACCGACGCGCGGGGCAGCCGCGCCTATCTGCCCGGCGCACCGGGCGTCCTGCGTTCGACGGCGGGCGACGCCGTGCTGGTGGTGATGTGGGTGGACGAGGGGTTCCGCACCGCCGCCGTGGGGCTGGCGGACGGCAGCCGCGCGGCGATCATCGACCGCAGCCCGACCGGCGGCGCCGACCGGATCGCGGCGGCGCGGGAGATCCTCGATTTCAACGGCTGGGACGTCAGCCAGCTGCGGGGGGTGGCGCCATGA
- the metG gene encoding methionine--tRNA ligase, which translates to MTRHLITSAIPYINGIKHLGNLVGSQLPADLYARYLRGRGHEVLFLCATDEHGTPAELAAAKAGKPVADYCAEMHAVQARIAEGFGLSFDHFGRSSSPQNHKLTQHFAGVLADQGLIEEVSQKQIYSPTDGRFLPDRYVEGTCPNCGFEDARGDQCDNCTKQLDPADLINPRSTISGATDLEMRETKHLMLRQSQMKDRLDDWISSKTDWPVLTTSIAKKWLHDGDGLQDRGITRDLNWGVPVKRGGADWPGMEGKVFYVWFDAPIEYIASAQEWVDAGKGEDWERWWRTDKGADDVRYTQFMGKDNVPFHTLSFPATIMGSGEPWKLVDYIKSFNYLTYDGGQFSTSRGRGVFMDQALDILPADYWRWWLLSHAPETSDAEFTWENFQASVNKDLADVLGNFVSRITKFCRSKFGEAVPEAGTYGPEEEALIADLTARMARYQAQMDAVEVRKSAAELRAIWAAGNEYLQAQAPWTVFKTDPDKAAAQVRLALNLIPLYATLSAPFIPDAAAKMLTAMRVEGAAWPDDVPAALGILPAGHGFDVPDVLFAKISDDDRSAWAERFAGKRD; encoded by the coding sequence GTGACCAGACATCTCATCACTTCCGCCATTCCCTACATCAACGGCATCAAGCACCTGGGGAACCTCGTGGGCAGCCAGCTGCCCGCCGACCTCTATGCCCGCTACCTGCGGGGCCGCGGGCACGAGGTGCTGTTTCTCTGCGCCACGGACGAACACGGCACCCCGGCGGAACTGGCCGCGGCAAAGGCGGGCAAGCCGGTGGCCGACTACTGTGCCGAGATGCACGCGGTCCAGGCCCGCATCGCCGAAGGTTTCGGCCTGTCCTTCGACCACTTCGGGCGCTCTTCCTCGCCGCAGAACCACAAGCTGACCCAGCATTTCGCCGGGGTCCTGGCCGACCAGGGGCTGATCGAGGAAGTCTCGCAAAAGCAGATCTATTCGCCCACCGACGGACGCTTTCTGCCCGACCGCTACGTCGAGGGCACCTGCCCCAATTGCGGCTTCGAAGACGCGCGCGGCGACCAATGCGACAATTGCACCAAGCAGCTGGACCCCGCCGACCTGATCAATCCGCGCAGCACGATCTCGGGGGCGACCGACCTGGAGATGCGCGAGACCAAGCACCTGATGCTGCGCCAGAGCCAGATGAAAGACCGGCTGGACGACTGGATCTCTTCCAAGACCGACTGGCCGGTGCTGACCACCTCCATCGCGAAGAAGTGGCTTCACGACGGCGACGGATTGCAGGACCGGGGCATTACACGCGACCTCAACTGGGGCGTGCCGGTGAAACGCGGCGGCGCGGACTGGCCGGGGATGGAAGGCAAGGTGTTCTACGTCTGGTTCGACGCGCCGATCGAATATATCGCGTCCGCGCAGGAATGGGTGGACGCGGGCAAGGGAGAGGACTGGGAACGCTGGTGGCGCACCGACAAGGGCGCGGATGACGTGCGCTACACCCAGTTCATGGGCAAGGACAACGTGCCCTTCCACACCCTCAGCTTTCCTGCCACGATCATGGGCAGCGGCGAGCCGTGGAAGCTTGTCGATTACATCAAGTCGTTCAACTACCTGACCTACGACGGCGGGCAGTTTTCAACCTCGCGGGGGCGCGGGGTGTTCATGGATCAGGCGCTGGACATCCTGCCGGCGGACTACTGGCGCTGGTGGCTGCTGAGCCACGCGCCGGAAACCTCGGATGCGGAATTCACCTGGGAGAATTTCCAGGCCTCGGTGAACAAGGACCTCGCCGATGTGCTGGGCAATTTCGTCAGCCGGATCACCAAGTTCTGCCGCTCGAAATTCGGCGAAGCCGTGCCGGAGGCCGGTACATATGGCCCGGAAGAAGAGGCCCTGATCGCCGACCTCACCGCCCGGATGGCGCGGTATCAGGCGCAGATGGATGCGGTGGAGGTCCGGAAATCGGCGGCAGAGCTGCGTGCGATCTGGGCGGCGGGGAACGAATACCTGCAGGCGCAGGCACCCTGGACCGTGTTCAAGACCGATCCTGACAAGGCGGCGGCGCAGGTGCGTCTGGCGCTCAATCTGATCCCGCTCTACGCGACGCTCTCGGCGCCCTTCATCCCCGATGCGGCGGCCAAGATGCTGACCGCGATGCGGGTGGAGGGCGCGGCATGGCCCGACGATGTGCCCGCGGCCCTGGGCATCTTGCCTGCCGGACATGGTTTCGACGTGCCCGACGTGCTGTTCGCCAAGATTTCGGACGACGACCGGTCAGCCTGGGCCGAACGCTTCGCGGGCAAGCGGGACTGA
- a CDS encoding aldo/keto reductase: MQKRKLGGSDLKVTDLCLGSMTWGTQNTAEEGHAQIDMALDAGVNFIDTAEMYPVNPISAETIGRTERIIGLWFERDMRRDEIVLATKHSGEGMQHVRDGAPISSRTIPEAIEASLRRLQTDYIDLYQFHWPNRGSYMFRNNWEFDPSGQDRAETIAHMEDALGALQAEVARGTIRAFGLSNESAWGMTQWANVADRVGGPRPVAVQNEYSLLCRMADTDVAEACINENIDMFAFSPLAAGLLTGKYQGGAVPEGSRMSLNGDLGGRKTDRVFAAVDAYLQVARDHDLDPVQMALAWCRARPFMGSVIFGATSTAQVQRALGAADLTLSDEVNAALNAVHKAHPMPY, encoded by the coding sequence ATGCAGAAACGCAAACTTGGCGGCAGCGACCTGAAGGTGACAGACCTGTGCCTTGGGTCCATGACCTGGGGCACGCAAAACACCGCCGAGGAAGGGCACGCCCAGATCGACATGGCGCTGGATGCGGGCGTGAACTTCATCGACACGGCTGAAATGTATCCCGTCAACCCGATCAGCGCCGAGACCATAGGCCGGACCGAACGGATCATCGGGTTGTGGTTCGAACGCGACATGCGCCGCGACGAGATTGTGCTGGCCACCAAGCATTCCGGCGAGGGGATGCAGCACGTCCGCGACGGGGCGCCGATTTCGTCCAGGACGATCCCGGAGGCGATCGAAGCGTCCCTGCGCAGGTTGCAGACCGACTACATCGACCTCTATCAGTTTCACTGGCCCAACCGGGGCAGCTACATGTTCCGCAACAATTGGGAATTCGACCCCTCCGGCCAGGACCGCGCGGAAACCATCGCCCATATGGAGGACGCGCTGGGCGCGCTTCAGGCCGAAGTGGCGCGCGGCACCATCCGCGCTTTCGGGCTGAGCAATGAAAGCGCCTGGGGCATGACCCAATGGGCCAATGTGGCCGACCGCGTGGGGGGGCCGCGTCCGGTGGCGGTGCAGAACGAATATTCGTTGCTCTGCCGCATGGCCGATACGGATGTGGCAGAGGCCTGCATCAACGAAAATATCGACATGTTCGCCTTTTCCCCGCTGGCGGCGGGTCTCTTGACGGGCAAGTATCAGGGCGGCGCGGTGCCCGAGGGCTCGCGCATGTCGCTGAACGGCGACCTCGGCGGGCGCAAGACCGATCGTGTCTTTGCCGCGGTCGATGCCTATTTGCAGGTGGCGAGGGATCACGATCTCGATCCGGTCCAGATGGCGCTGGCCTGGTGCCGCGCGCGGCCCTTCATGGGATCGGTGATCTTTGGCGCGACCAGCACCGCGCAGGTGCAGCGGGCGCTGGGTGCGGCGGATCTGACCCTGAGCGACGAGGTCAACGCGGCGCTGAACGCGGTCCACAAGGCGCATCCGATGCCCTATTGA
- a CDS encoding 3-keto-5-aminohexanoate cleavage protein, translated as MPLTMNRDVFITCAVTGSGGTQDRSPHVPRSPAQIAESAIAAAKAGAAVVHCHVRDPETGTPSRDLAYYREVTERIRAAETDVVLNLTAGMGGDIMFGPTERPMPPVEGTDMIGASERVQHIADCLPEICTLDCGTMNFAEADYVMTNTPGMLTAMGSMMTELGVKPEIEAFDTGHLWYAKQLVKDGVLEAPALVQLCMGVPWGAPDDLNTFMAMVNNVPDDWTFSAFALGRNQMAYVAAAVLAGGNVRVGLEDNLWLGKGQLAENWQLVERAGSIIENMGARIIGPAEVREKLGLTKRAPGA; from the coding sequence ATGCCGTTGACCATGAACCGCGATGTTTTCATCACCTGTGCCGTGACCGGATCGGGCGGTACCCAGGACCGCAGCCCGCATGTGCCGCGCAGCCCCGCCCAGATCGCCGAAAGCGCCATCGCCGCGGCCAAGGCGGGGGCGGCGGTGGTGCATTGCCACGTGCGCGATCCCGAAACCGGCACGCCGAGCCGGGATCTGGCCTATTACCGCGAAGTGACCGAACGCATTCGCGCTGCGGAAACCGATGTGGTGCTGAACCTGACCGCCGGGATGGGCGGCGACATCATGTTCGGCCCGACCGAACGCCCGATGCCGCCCGTGGAAGGCACCGACATGATCGGGGCCTCCGAACGGGTGCAGCACATCGCGGACTGCCTGCCCGAGATCTGTACGCTGGACTGCGGCACGATGAATTTCGCCGAAGCTGATTACGTCATGACCAACACGCCGGGCATGTTGACGGCGATGGGGTCGATGATGACCGAACTGGGCGTAAAACCCGAGATCGAAGCCTTTGACACGGGTCATCTGTGGTACGCCAAGCAGCTTGTGAAAGACGGTGTGCTGGAGGCGCCCGCGCTGGTGCAGCTTTGCATGGGTGTGCCCTGGGGCGCGCCGGACGATCTGAACACCTTCATGGCGATGGTCAACAACGTGCCGGACGACTGGACATTCTCGGCCTTTGCGCTGGGGCGCAACCAGATGGCCTATGTCGCCGCCGCGGTGCTGGCGGGCGGCAATGTGCGGGTCGGGCTTGAGGACAACCTGTGGCTGGGCAAGGGACAATTGGCGGAAAACTGGCAGCTGGTCGAACGGGCCGGGTCCATCATCGAGAACATGGGCGCGCGCATCATCGGCCCCGCCGAGGTCCGCGAGAAGCTGGGCCTGACAAAGCGGGCGCCCGGGGCGTGA
- a CDS encoding methyl-accepting chemotaxis protein, translating into MSEPARENHRVTFTRSLFFKTALVVAVCAIGVVTAIEIINARSAKQRLHQAILERATEVTDLLALQIGGAMKFRNIEALDQIVSGSLAKSRPDALDAVIVDADGASLRSDEGMQTEPQMLALAEEAMAHQDVRVDDARLIVAVPVLFGSAEQPVGAIATQWTDEYLLADYTDSAIKSLLAGLVALLCALAGASYLLHRLVSTPLKGLGHAMKGVAQGDYDSEVPYSARRDEIGGMAGQLDALRTVLQGARVAAHETAFKSAAFVGSSAPLMMVDTDFRVIFANPACEDMMTANMPAMADAWPGLTGETLMNADLRAFAPLRDAISRAERTGMSAGAEPVSEMVKIGDRLLKVTMSLAEGADGEWIGWVIEWADRTEAQRNSALTQALDAQQVVIEYDLNGKIMGANQNLLDLIQGTVEDTAKCNLSSMFANNLEGDSDGRKFVAQLLAGEPKQGRFNVFSVHAQQTYIIDGSFATLEDHRGQPHRLIFIGTDVTAEDKAMRAAEAEREQTAAEQARVVTALGDVLNRLAEGDLETEFSVDVPPAYEKLRSDFNGTVRALREAMSAVMLNADSIRNETAEITSAADDLSRRTEKQAATLEETAAALDELTISVRSAAEGADDASNMSAEAQKNAQQGGEIARQAVAAMDGIRTSSQEISKITSVIDDIAFQTNLLALNAGVEAARAGEAGRGFAVVATEVRALAQRSSDAAREINALISSSGEQVGQGVDLVDRTGAALSSIVTSVSEISNRVSNIAASAREQSSGLAEINTAVNELDHVTQQNAAMFEETTAASHALTAEADALAAAVARFRIGKEGAVTVASRPAAVQMPAPQPRAAMPATQGNAALDVASEVDADGWEEF; encoded by the coding sequence ATGTCCGAACCGGCCAGGGAAAACCACCGAGTCACTTTCACGCGCAGTCTGTTCTTCAAGACCGCCCTTGTCGTGGCGGTCTGCGCCATCGGTGTCGTTACCGCGATCGAGATCATCAATGCGCGCTCGGCGAAACAGCGGTTGCACCAGGCCATACTGGAACGTGCGACCGAGGTGACGGATCTGCTGGCGCTGCAGATCGGCGGGGCGATGAAGTTCCGCAACATCGAGGCGTTGGATCAGATCGTTTCCGGCAGCCTGGCCAAATCGCGGCCCGATGCCCTTGATGCCGTGATCGTGGACGCCGACGGCGCGTCTCTTCGGTCGGACGAGGGGATGCAGACGGAACCCCAGATGCTGGCACTGGCAGAGGAGGCTATGGCACATCAGGACGTGCGGGTCGACGACGCTCGGTTGATTGTCGCAGTTCCGGTCCTGTTCGGCAGTGCAGAGCAGCCCGTCGGCGCCATTGCGACGCAGTGGACCGACGAGTATCTGCTGGCAGACTACACCGATTCCGCGATCAAGAGCCTGCTTGCGGGCCTTGTGGCGCTGCTCTGCGCATTGGCGGGGGCGTCCTATCTGCTGCACCGTCTCGTCTCAACCCCGCTCAAGGGGCTGGGTCACGCGATGAAGGGCGTGGCGCAGGGCGACTACGACAGCGAGGTGCCCTATTCCGCCCGCCGGGACGAGATCGGCGGCATGGCCGGCCAGCTTGACGCGCTGCGCACGGTTCTTCAGGGCGCACGGGTGGCGGCCCACGAGACCGCCTTCAAGAGCGCGGCCTTCGTCGGCTCTTCCGCCCCCCTGATGATGGTGGACACCGATTTCCGGGTGATTTTTGCGAACCCGGCCTGCGAAGACATGATGACCGCGAACATGCCCGCAATGGCAGATGCCTGGCCGGGGTTGACCGGTGAGACGCTGATGAACGCCGACCTGCGTGCCTTTGCACCCTTGCGCGATGCCATTTCCCGTGCGGAACGCACCGGCATGAGTGCCGGGGCCGAGCCGGTCAGCGAAATGGTCAAGATCGGGGACCGCCTTCTCAAGGTCACGATGAGCCTGGCGGAAGGAGCCGACGGCGAATGGATCGGCTGGGTCATCGAATGGGCGGACCGCACCGAGGCGCAGCGCAACTCGGCCCTGACCCAGGCGCTGGATGCCCAGCAGGTGGTGATCGAGTATGACCTGAACGGCAAGATCATGGGGGCGAACCAGAACCTGCTGGATCTGATCCAGGGCACGGTCGAGGATACCGCGAAATGCAATCTGTCGTCGATGTTTGCCAACAACCTGGAGGGCGACAGCGACGGTCGCAAGTTCGTGGCACAGCTTCTGGCCGGGGAGCCGAAACAGGGTCGGTTCAACGTGTTCAGCGTCCACGCTCAGCAAACCTACATCATAGATGGCAGCTTCGCGACGTTGGAAGACCATCGCGGCCAGCCGCACCGGCTGATCTTTATCGGTACGGATGTGACGGCGGAAGACAAGGCGATGCGTGCCGCCGAGGCTGAGCGCGAGCAGACTGCGGCGGAACAGGCCCGGGTCGTCACCGCGCTGGGCGATGTCCTGAACCGGCTGGCGGAGGGCGACCTGGAGACCGAATTCTCCGTCGATGTGCCCCCGGCCTACGAAAAGCTGCGAAGCGACTTCAACGGCACGGTGCGGGCCCTGCGCGAAGCGATGTCGGCGGTCATGCTGAACGCCGATTCGATCCGCAACGAAACCGCCGAAATCACCTCCGCCGCCGACGACCTGTCGCGTCGCACCGAAAAGCAGGCCGCCACGCTGGAGGAAACCGCCGCCGCGCTGGACGAGCTGACCATCTCCGTACGCTCCGCCGCGGAGGGCGCGGACGACGCCAGCAACATGTCCGCCGAAGCACAGAAGAACGCCCAGCAGGGTGGAGAGATCGCGCGTCAGGCGGTCGCGGCCATGGATGGTATCCGCACGTCGTCGCAGGAGATTTCCAAGATCACATCGGTGATCGACGACATCGCCTTCCAGACCAACCTGCTGGCCCTGAACGCCGGCGTCGAAGCCGCCCGCGCGGGCGAAGCAGGGCGCGGGTTTGCCGTGGTCGCGACCGAAGTGCGCGCGCTGGCGCAGCGGTCATCGGATGCGGCGCGCGAGATCAACGCGCTGATCTCGTCCAGCGGCGAACAGGTCGGCCAGGGGGTGGATCTGGTGGATCGTACCGGCGCGGCGCTGTCGTCCATCGTCACCTCGGTGTCCGAGATTTCAAACCGTGTGTCGAACATCGCCGCCTCGGCACGAGAACAGTCCAGCGGCCTGGCGGAAATCAACACTGCCGTGAACGAGCTGGATCACGTGACCCAGCAGAATGCCGCGATGTTCGAGGAAACCACCGCCGCAAGCCATGCGCTGACGGCGGAGGCGGACGCCCTGGCCGCGGCCGTGGCCCGGTTCCGTATCGGCAAGGAAGGCGCTGTGACGGTGGCATCCCGTCCCGCCGCGGTACAGATGCCCGCACCTCAGCCGCGCGCTGCGATGCCCGCGACCCAGGGCAATGCGGCGCTGGACGTTGCATCGGAGGTCGACGCCGACGGTTGGGAGGAATTCTGA
- a CDS encoding MFS transporter: MRLLISFAALFFSVILLQLSSGGVGPLDVLSGTALGFSRQEIGLLGSAHFLGFFIGCWWAPRLMGSVGHSRAFAAFTAAGAIGLMAHMLVVDPLAWTLMRVASGLCVAGCYTVIEAWLQAKVTNQTRGRTMGVYRIVDMTGSLCAQMIVGILAPASYVSYNILAIVCCAALLPITLSKVQQPDTPAQPRLRPRLAVDRSPLAAAGVVVSALSGASFRMVGPIYGQEVGLNAGQIAWFLAAYVLGGAIAQWPVGWLADKFDRRWVLIWLSVAAMLACGVTVSSAGLGMVGVFLAAGLFGLTTFPIYSVAAAHAHDFASDDERVELSAALMFWYAAGAILAPYIASVLIDRFGPPALFMMISVGHGVLVVFGLLRMRRGRATPHRTRYIYAPRTSFLIGRLTGRARDERGD; the protein is encoded by the coding sequence ATGCGTCTGCTCATTTCCTTTGCGGCCCTGTTCTTCTCGGTCATCCTGTTGCAGCTGTCCTCGGGCGGGGTGGGTCCGCTCGACGTGCTGTCGGGCACGGCGCTGGGGTTCTCCCGGCAGGAGATCGGGCTGCTCGGCTCGGCGCATTTCCTGGGCTTCTTCATCGGATGCTGGTGGGCGCCGCGGCTGATGGGGTCGGTCGGCCACAGCCGCGCCTTTGCCGCCTTCACCGCGGCCGGTGCCATCGGGCTGATGGCGCACATGCTGGTTGTCGATCCGCTGGCCTGGACCCTGATGCGGGTCGCCTCCGGCCTCTGCGTGGCGGGCTGTTACACGGTGATCGAGGCCTGGCTGCAGGCCAAAGTCACCAACCAGACCCGGGGCCGCACCATGGGCGTCTACCGCATCGTGGACATGACCGGATCGCTCTGCGCGCAGATGATCGTCGGCATCCTCGCCCCGGCGTCCTATGTCTCTTACAACATCCTGGCCATCGTCTGCTGCGCGGCGCTGCTGCCGATCACCCTCAGCAAGGTGCAGCAGCCCGACACCCCCGCCCAGCCGCGCCTGCGCCCCCGCCTTGCCGTCGACCGCTCGCCGCTGGCGGCAGCCGGGGTGGTCGTGTCCGCGTTGTCCGGCGCATCCTTCCGCATGGTCGGCCCGATCTACGGGCAGGAAGTCGGCCTGAACGCGGGCCAGATCGCCTGGTTCCTGGCCGCCTATGTCCTCGGCGGGGCCATCGCGCAATGGCCCGTGGGCTGGCTCGCCGACAAGTTCGACCGGCGCTGGGTGCTGATCTGGCTCTCTGTCGCGGCGATGCTGGCCTGCGGCGTCACCGTGTCCTCCGCCGGGCTGGGCATGGTCGGCGTCTTCCTCGCCGCCGGCCTGTTCGGGCTGACCACCTTCCCGATCTATTCGGTCGCCGCCGCCCATGCCCATGATTTCGCCAGCGACGACGAAAGGGTCGAACTGTCTGCGGCATTGATGTTCTGGTACGCGGCCGGCGCGATCCTTGCCCCCTACATCGCCTCGGTGCTGATCGACCGCTTCGGCCCGCCCGCGCTGTTCATGATGATCAGCGTCGGGCACGGGGTGCTGGTGGTCTTCGGCCTGCTCAGGATGCGCCGGGGCCGGGCCACGCCGCACCGCACGCGCTACATATACGCGCCGCGCACCAGTTTCCTGATCGGGCGCCTGACCGGGCGGGCGCGCGACGAGCGGGGGGATTGA